TCGGAGAAGCCGCGCATGGTTCCCGACGCACCGGTCGAGCTCACCAAGGCCGGCGAGGCCGACGCGAGCTGAGCGCAGCCCGTCTGAGCTGATCTGACACCAGCGGCGGCGTCCACCCGACAGGGTGGCGCCGCCGTTGTGTTGTGCCCGGCTGGTGCGCGGTTCCGCGGATTGACACAGCCGACGCGGAGTGTCCCAGCGCCCGATAGCATCGATCTGTGACGAGCGATACATCAGAGGTCGGGCGCAAGTCCCGACAGGACCAGCCCACCATCACCGTCGAGCGAGATGGGGAGATCGCGATCTTCCGGCTCAATCGACCCGACCGGCTCAACGCCTTCACCATGCAGATGGGGGAGGAACTGCGGGCCGCGTTCGACGACACCGACGCTGACGACTCCGTTCGTGCCGTCGTGCTGACCGGCAACGGCCGCGCGTTCTGCGCCGGCGCCGATCTCGAGGCGGGCGGGTCCACGTTCGACGCCTCGTCGGTGGTGGACTCAGACGAGGTTCCAGCGGACGAGGGCGGGAAGTTGACGCTGCGGATGTTCGCCTCGCTCAAGCCGATCGTGGTGGCGGTGAACGGTCCGTCGGCCGGCGTCGGCGTCACGATGACGCTGCCCGCCGACGTCCGGATCGCCTCGGAGGACGCGAAGTTCGGGTTCGTCTTCGCCGCCCGCGGCCTGGTGCCCGAAGCCGCGTCGAGCTGGTTCCTGCCGCGGCTCGTCGGGTTGCCGACCGCACTGCAGTGGACGATCGGCGCGAAGATGGTGCCCGTCGCCGAAGCCCATGAACGCGGGCTGATTCAGCAGGTGGTCCCCAAAGACCAGGTGCTCGAGACCGCGATCGCCGTCGCCCGCGAGATGACCGCGAACAGCGCCCCCGTCTCGGCGGCGCTGACCCGACAGCTGTTGTGGCGGATGGCCGGTGCGCCCAGTCCGCTCGATGCCCACCACGCCGACTCGAAGGCGATCTTCTACCGCGGGCAGTCCGGTGACGTGTACGAAGGCGTCATGTCGTTCCTGGAGAAGCGTCCGGCGACCTACCCCAACACCGTGTCGGAAGA
The genomic region above belongs to Gordonia hongkongensis and contains:
- a CDS encoding enoyl-CoA hydratase-related protein encodes the protein MTSDTSEVGRKSRQDQPTITVERDGEIAIFRLNRPDRLNAFTMQMGEELRAAFDDTDADDSVRAVVLTGNGRAFCAGADLEAGGSTFDASSVVDSDEVPADEGGKLTLRMFASLKPIVVAVNGPSAGVGVTMTLPADVRIASEDAKFGFVFAARGLVPEAASSWFLPRLVGLPTALQWTIGAKMVPVAEAHERGLIQQVVPKDQVLETAIAVAREMTANSAPVSAALTRQLLWRMAGAPSPLDAHHADSKAIFYRGQSGDVYEGVMSFLEKRPATYPNTVSEDLPEIF